Proteins encoded in a region of the Pseudomonas shahriarae genome:
- a CDS encoding MlaA family lipoprotein, whose amino-acid sequence MAKHLLLLAALLCAGVANADNSKAHAPTVIDQDGFKEPLSKLKFNPGLDQREFERSTLNALNVYDPLESWNRRVYHFNYRFDQWVFLPVVDGYRYVTPSFLRTGVSNFFNNLGDVPNLMNSLLQLKGHRSLETTGRLLVNTTIGIAGLWDPATAMGLPRQSEDFGQTLGFYGVPGGAYLILPILGPSNLRDTGGLLVDYTAESQINYLNVSEVSSNHPEIWALRAVDKRYQTSFRYGQMNSPFEYEKVRYVYTESRKLQIAE is encoded by the coding sequence GTGGCTAAACATCTCCTGCTTCTTGCCGCCTTACTCTGTGCAGGCGTTGCCAACGCGGACAACAGCAAGGCTCATGCACCGACCGTGATCGACCAGGATGGCTTCAAGGAGCCCTTGAGCAAGCTCAAGTTCAACCCTGGCCTGGATCAGCGCGAGTTCGAGCGCTCGACCCTCAACGCCCTCAACGTCTATGACCCGCTGGAGTCGTGGAACCGTCGGGTGTACCACTTCAACTACCGCTTCGACCAATGGGTATTCCTGCCCGTGGTCGACGGCTATCGCTACGTCACCCCCAGCTTCCTGCGCACCGGGGTGAGCAACTTTTTCAACAACCTGGGCGATGTGCCCAACCTGATGAACAGCCTGCTGCAACTCAAGGGCCACCGCTCCCTGGAAACCACCGGCCGCCTGTTGGTCAACACCACTATCGGCATCGCCGGGCTGTGGGACCCGGCTACCGCCATGGGCCTGCCGCGCCAGAGCGAAGACTTCGGCCAGACCCTGGGCTTCTACGGCGTACCGGGCGGCGCCTACCTGATCCTGCCGATCCTCGGCCCATCGAACCTGCGCGACACCGGTGGCCTGCTCGTCGACTACACCGCCGAATCGCAGATCAACTACCTCAACGTGTCCGAGGTCAGCTCCAACCACCCGGAAATCTGGGCCCTGCGCGCAGTAGACAAGCGCTACCAGACCAGCTTTCGCTACGGCCAGATGAACTCGCCGTTCGAGTATGAAAAAGTGCGGTATGTGTATACCGAGTCGCGCAAGTTGCAGATTGCCGAATAA
- a CDS encoding serine/threonine protein kinase: protein MLRSLRCAALLGGLFLSASALAVDVDPASYGYPLTNPFEATIATTPPDLRPDLPSIDDINQSDYNLNMRPEREFSLPDNFWAVKKLTYRIAKQDRAAPLIFLIAGTGARFDSSLNEYLKKLYYKAGYHVVQLSSPTSFDFISAASRFATPGITQEDAEDMYRVMQAVRAQNATLPVTDFYLTGYSLGALDAAFVAKLDETRRSFNFKKVLLLNPPVNLYTSITNLDKLVQTEVKGINNSTTFYELVLNKLTRYFQQKGYIDMNDALLYDFQNSKEHLTNEQMAMLIGTSFRFSAADIAFTSDLINRRGLIIPPKYPITESTSLTPFLKRALQCDFDCYLTEQVIPMWRARSDGGSLLQLIDQVSLYALEDYLRDSPKIAVMHNADDVILGPGDLGFLRKTFGDRLTVYPLGGHCGNLNYRVNADAMLEFFRG, encoded by the coding sequence ATGCTCCGTTCCTTGCGCTGCGCTGCCCTGTTGGGTGGCCTTTTTTTGAGTGCGTCAGCACTGGCGGTCGACGTCGACCCGGCCAGCTATGGCTATCCTTTGACCAACCCGTTCGAAGCGACCATCGCCACAACGCCACCGGACTTGCGGCCGGATTTGCCATCCATTGATGACATCAACCAATCCGACTACAACCTGAACATGCGCCCGGAGCGTGAATTCAGCCTGCCCGACAACTTCTGGGCGGTGAAGAAGCTCACCTACCGCATTGCCAAACAGGATCGCGCCGCGCCACTGATCTTCCTGATCGCCGGCACCGGCGCGCGTTTTGACAGCTCTCTCAACGAATACCTGAAAAAGCTGTACTACAAGGCCGGCTACCATGTCGTCCAACTGTCGTCGCCCACCAGCTTCGACTTCATCAGCGCCGCCTCGCGCTTTGCCACACCCGGCATCACCCAGGAAGACGCCGAAGACATGTACCGCGTGATGCAGGCCGTGCGCGCACAAAACGCCACGCTGCCGGTCACCGACTTCTACCTCACCGGCTACAGCCTGGGGGCGCTGGACGCGGCGTTCGTCGCCAAACTGGACGAGACACGACGCAGCTTCAACTTCAAGAAAGTGCTGCTGCTGAACCCGCCGGTCAACCTCTATACCTCCATCACCAACCTCGACAAGCTGGTGCAGACCGAGGTCAAGGGCATCAACAACAGCACCACCTTCTATGAGCTGGTGTTGAACAAGCTGACCCGCTACTTCCAGCAAAAGGGCTATATCGACATGAACGATGCCCTGCTCTACGACTTCCAGAACTCCAAGGAGCACCTGACCAACGAGCAGATGGCGATGCTGATCGGCACCTCGTTCCGCTTCTCGGCGGCCGATATCGCCTTTACCTCGGACCTGATCAACCGTCGCGGCCTGATCATCCCGCCCAAATACCCAATCACCGAAAGCACCAGCCTCACGCCGTTCCTCAAGCGTGCGCTGCAGTGTGATTTCGACTGCTACCTGACCGAACAAGTGATCCCGATGTGGCGCGCCCGCTCCGACGGCGGCAGCCTGCTGCAACTGATCGACCAGGTGAGCCTGTACGCCCTCGAGGATTACCTGCGTGACAGCCCGAAAATCGCCGTGATGCACAACGCCGACGACGTGATCCTCGGCCCTGGCGACCTGGGCTTCTTGCGCAAGACCTTCGGCGATCGCTTGACCGTCTACCCGCTGGGCGGCCACTGCGGCAACCTCAATTACCGCGTCAACGCCGACGCCATGCTGGAGTTTTTCCGTGGCTAA
- a CDS encoding IS3 family transposase (programmed frameshift), giving the protein MTKYNLALKQSLIEECLSASSVHEVALRHGLSPSLLRRWIKGFEKHGSSGLIAKYSHYDAQFKLKVLQCIEQDGLSAQQACIQFDIRGPSSIRQWQKLYDEGGVEALQPHRLQESSMPRKPSRQPKASPALPADAELTPEQMLAELAYLRAENAYFKKARCLNPSGSPYCAAKKTQAVQGLRHEHPLALLLRAAGLARSTFYYQSKTLLTDKHADLKDRIRSVFHGNKGRYGYRRITATLGNSGELINHKKVHRLMQIMGLKSLVKVKKYRSYRGAEGLVAPDLLKREFKAEAPNQKWVTDVTEFKVKGQKLFLSPLMDLYNGEILAYQINRRPEFRMVSMMLEKAFGRLSRDEKPILHSDQGWQYRQPTYRHMLAEKSIEQSMSRKGNCLDNAAMESFFGTLKSEFFYLESFESVEQLASGIEDYIAYYNQDRISLRLNGLSPVQFRIQTLNQ; this is encoded by the exons ATGACGAAATACAACCTAGCGCTCAAGCAATCACTGATTGAAGAGTGTCTGTCTGCCAGTAGCGTTCATGAGGTGGCCCTCAGGCATGGCTTGAGTCCATCGCTACTGCGGCGCTGGATCAAGGGTTTTGAAAAGCACGGTTCCTCTGGCTTGATTGCTAAGTACAGCCATTACGATGCCCAGTTTAAATTGAAGGTTTTGCAGTGCATCGAACAAGACGGACTGTCGGCCCAACAGGCCTGTATACAGTTTGATATCCGTGGCCCAAGCAGTATCAGGCAGTGGCAAAAGCTGTACGATGAGGGCGGCGTAGAAGCGCTACAACCGCATCGTCTTCAAGAGTCCAGCATGCCCCGCAAACCTTCCAGACAACCCAAAGCAAGTCCTGCTCTTCCTGCGGACGCAGAGCTGACCCCTGAACAAATGCTCGCAGAACTGGCCTATCTGCGCGCGGAGAATGCCTATT TTAAAAAAGCTCGATGCCTTAATCCAAGCGGATCCCCGTACTGCGCAGCCAAAAAAACGCAGGCCGTCCAAGGATTGAGGCATGAGCATCCACTTGCTCTGTTGCTACGTGCAGCGGGACTTGCACGCAGCACCTTCTATTACCAAAGCAAAACACTGCTAACCGACAAGCATGCCGACCTTAAAGATCGCATCCGCAGCGTCTTTCACGGGAATAAGGGGCGTTACGGCTACCGCCGTATCACTGCGACCCTTGGAAACAGTGGTGAGTTGATCAATCACAAAAAGGTGCATCGGCTGATGCAGATAATGGGCCTCAAGTCGCTGGTCAAAGTGAAGAAATATCGCTCTTACCGAGGTGCTGAAGGGCTTGTTGCGCCTGATCTACTAAAGCGCGAATTTAAGGCAGAAGCCCCTAACCAGAAATGGGTAACCGACGTGACGGAGTTCAAGGTGAAGGGGCAAAAGCTGTTTCTCTCGCCTCTCATGGATTTGTACAACGGCGAGATCCTGGCCTACCAGATCAACCGACGTCCCGAATTCAGGATGGTCTCGATGATGCTGGAAAAAGCCTTCGGGCGACTGAGTCGAGATGAAAAACCAATACTGCACTCTGACCAGGGTTGGCAGTACAGGCAGCCTACCTACCGACATATGCTGGCCGAAAAGAGCATCGAGCAGAGCATGTCGCGCAAGGGTAATTGCTTGGACAATGCCGCCATGGAAAGCTTTTTCGGCACACTCAAGAGCGAGTTTTTCTATCTGGAATCATTTGAGAGTGTGGAGCAGCTGGCATCAGGCATAGAGGATTACATTGCCTACTACAACCAAGACCGCATAAGCCTCAGACTGAATGGCTTGAGTCCGGTACAATTTCGTATCCAGACGCTGAATCAATAG
- a CDS encoding IS481 family transposase, whose protein sequence is MPWDTRDTMSLKEEFIALARQPGSNKRELCRRFGISPQTAYKWLKRYEMQGQSGLQEKSRKPATSPKLTAPALEAEVIALRRAHPAWGGRTISSLLKKQIAPSTVTNVLHRCGLIQPVQKEQEAKLRFEHDAPNDLWQMDFKGHFPTQEGRCHPLTLLDDHSRFNLAIQACDNERGITVKEKMIEVFQRFGLPARINVDNGPPWGSPRNPGEITELSIWLIRLGIRISFSRPYHPQTNGKIERFHRSLKAEVLDGRQFSTIKDAQTAFDQWREVYNLKRPHQALDYKVPMDRYRASPWAYPQQLSEFEYGPDDVLAKVYHSRFRFQKRYFSIAKGLVGQHIAVRPNPESDGLFDVYFCHHFLRTIDVSKPDYGS, encoded by the coding sequence ATGCCCTGGGACACGAGAGATACCATGAGCCTGAAAGAAGAGTTCATTGCCTTAGCACGGCAACCCGGCAGCAATAAACGAGAGCTGTGTCGACGGTTCGGCATCAGTCCGCAAACGGCCTATAAGTGGTTGAAACGCTATGAAATGCAGGGGCAGTCTGGACTGCAAGAGAAGTCCCGAAAACCTGCGACTAGCCCAAAGCTAACCGCGCCAGCTCTGGAAGCGGAAGTCATAGCGCTTAGGCGAGCACATCCCGCTTGGGGCGGACGTACAATCAGCAGCCTTTTGAAAAAGCAGATTGCTCCTAGCACTGTCACCAATGTTCTGCACCGATGCGGGCTGATTCAGCCTGTTCAGAAGGAACAAGAAGCAAAGCTGAGATTTGAACACGATGCACCTAACGATCTTTGGCAGATGGATTTCAAAGGGCACTTCCCGACGCAAGAAGGCCGATGCCATCCGCTGACGTTGCTGGACGATCACTCACGATTCAATTTGGCGATTCAAGCTTGTGATAACGAGCGTGGAATCACAGTGAAGGAAAAGATGATCGAGGTATTCCAGCGCTTTGGTTTACCGGCTCGCATCAACGTTGACAATGGGCCGCCATGGGGCTCGCCACGCAACCCTGGGGAAATCACAGAATTAAGTATCTGGTTGATTCGCTTGGGGATCAGGATCAGCTTCAGTCGTCCTTATCACCCTCAAACCAATGGAAAGATTGAGCGCTTCCATCGTTCACTCAAAGCCGAGGTGCTTGATGGGCGTCAATTCTCCACGATCAAGGATGCTCAAACAGCGTTTGATCAATGGCGTGAGGTCTATAACTTAAAACGCCCTCACCAAGCACTGGACTACAAGGTGCCTATGGACCGGTATCGAGCAAGCCCCTGGGCTTATCCGCAGCAGCTATCGGAGTTTGAATATGGGCCGGATGATGTGCTGGCCAAGGTTTATCACAGCCGATTTCGCTTTCAGAAACGTTACTTCAGCATTGCCAAGGGGCTGGTTGGGCAGCACATCGCAGTTCGGCCTAACCCTGAAAGTGACGGGCTCTTTGACGTCTACTTCTGCCACCATTTCCTACGAACGATCGACGTGAGCAAACCGGACTATGGTTCATAA
- a CDS encoding beta (1-6) glucans synthase: MTATARFPFMPYVFALLLGLFALGGYWYGLGQPLVLPDVASASHKLQCASYTPFDKDQSPFDQPFKLRPERMDADLALLATRFECIRTYSMTGLEALPDLARKHGLKLMIGAWINSNPMDNAKEVDLLIASANANPDVVTSVIVGNEALLRKEITATQLVKLIEKVKSQIQQPVTYADVWEFWLQHPEIAPAVDFLTIHLLPYWEDDPAGIDQALRHVGDIRQTFGNRFAPKDVMIGETGWPSEGRQRETAVPSRVNEAKFIRGFVAMAEANGWHYNLIEAFDQPWKRASEGAVGGYWGLFDAERQDKGILAGPVTNVPYWPLWLGVGGLILLGTLVLGGRVRSTRAALLLPLLGAVAAGSIGSWAELTRVTARFTDEWIWAGLLLALNLLVLAHGALALSARQGWRARAYAWLEQRAGWLIAFAGFATTVMMLALVFDPRYRSFPTAALLLPALVYLLRPVRGPRREIALLTFIIGAGIAPQLYREGLMNQQALGWALVSVLMVAALWRCLRVRNP, translated from the coding sequence ATGACCGCGACTGCCCGCTTCCCCTTCATGCCTTATGTATTTGCCTTGCTGCTCGGCCTGTTCGCGCTGGGCGGCTACTGGTATGGCCTCGGCCAGCCACTAGTGCTGCCGGACGTCGCCAGCGCCAGCCACAAGTTGCAATGCGCGTCCTACACGCCCTTCGACAAGGACCAGTCACCGTTCGACCAGCCGTTCAAACTGCGCCCCGAGCGCATGGACGCCGACCTGGCATTGCTGGCCACGCGCTTTGAGTGCATCCGCACCTACTCCATGACCGGCCTCGAAGCCCTGCCGGACCTGGCGCGCAAACACGGCCTGAAGTTGATGATCGGTGCCTGGATCAACAGCAACCCGATGGACAACGCCAAGGAGGTCGACCTGCTGATCGCCTCGGCCAACGCCAACCCTGACGTGGTCACGTCGGTGATCGTCGGCAACGAAGCCCTGTTGCGCAAGGAAATCACCGCCACGCAGTTGGTGAAGCTGATCGAAAAGGTCAAAAGCCAGATCCAGCAGCCGGTCACCTATGCCGATGTCTGGGAGTTCTGGCTGCAACACCCGGAAATTGCCCCGGCGGTGGATTTCCTGACCATTCACTTGTTGCCGTATTGGGAAGATGACCCGGCGGGGATCGACCAGGCCCTGCGCCATGTCGGCGATATTCGCCAGACCTTCGGCAACCGCTTCGCCCCCAAGGACGTGATGATTGGCGAAACCGGCTGGCCCAGCGAAGGCCGCCAGCGGGAAACCGCAGTGCCGAGCCGGGTCAACGAAGCCAAGTTCATTCGCGGTTTTGTCGCCATGGCCGAAGCCAATGGCTGGCATTACAACCTGATCGAAGCCTTTGACCAGCCGTGGAAACGCGCCAGCGAAGGGGCGGTCGGCGGTTACTGGGGGCTGTTTGATGCCGAACGCCAGGACAAGGGCATCCTGGCCGGCCCGGTCACCAATGTGCCGTACTGGCCGCTGTGGCTGGGCGTTGGCGGGCTGATCCTATTGGGCACCCTGGTGCTCGGCGGGCGTGTGCGCAGTACCCGCGCCGCGTTGTTGCTGCCGTTGCTGGGCGCGGTGGCGGCGGGCTCGATTGGCAGTTGGGCCGAACTGACCCGAGTGACCGCGCGCTTCACTGATGAATGGATCTGGGCTGGGCTGTTGCTGGCCCTGAACCTGTTGGTGCTGGCCCATGGGGCCCTGGCCTTGAGCGCTCGCCAGGGTTGGCGCGCACGGGCCTACGCCTGGCTGGAGCAGCGCGCTGGCTGGTTGATTGCATTCGCAGGGTTCGCCACGACGGTAATGATGCTGGCACTGGTGTTCGACCCACGCTACCGCAGCTTCCCCACTGCCGCCCTGCTGCTGCCGGCGCTGGTCTACCTGCTGCGCCCGGTCAGGGGGCCACGCCGGGAAATAGCCCTGCTGACCTTCATCATCGGCGCCGGCATTGCACCGCAGCTGTACCGCGAAGGCTTGATGAACCAGCAGGCCCTGGGTTGGGCGCTGGTCAGCGTGTTGATGGTTGCAGCCTTGTGGCGTTGCCTGCGGGTGCGCAATCCATAA